A genomic window from Vagococcus entomophilus includes:
- a CDS encoding ABC-F family ATP-binding cassette domain-containing protein yields MKELRIDALTKTYGEKTLFDQLSFLIHEKDHIGLIGINGTGKSSLLKLLAKEDTPDSGVITGPHDYQIRYLAQDTVFDENLTVAQAVFSGDSPILLAVRNYELALQRLADDGEDTTAQQAYTKAEERMNREDAWLADTNVRTILNQLGIPDISQKIGELSGGQKKRVGLAQVLIQEPDLLLLDEPTNHLDYQAIKWLESFLNQYQGAFVLVTHDRYFLDNVTNRMFELSFGKLYQYKGNYENYLIEKAQREETEKQQETKRKQLYKQELSWMRAGVKARGTKQQARIQRFEDLKENLHQVQTSEHVEIDIATKRLGKKVLKLEQATFTLDQQIILKNFELLVQTHDRIGITGKNGSGKSTLLNILAGRIELEAGVYEIGETVRIGYYTQQNEAIDPNKRMIQYLQEAAEQVEQTNGSTTSVAEMLERFLFPRFMHGTTIGKLSGGEKRRLFLLKLLILQPNVLLLDEPTNDLDIDTLTILEDYLSQFAGAVIGVSHDRYFLDKTMERLFIFEGNGEIEYFYGSMTDYLAKKEDTQKNLATKKHSDSQNQTTEIAVEKVKKKLTYAEQKEWEAIEDQMELLEVKIEELKAEMNISGSDFAKLQELQQQVEAKELKLEDMLNRWEYLSQFTS; encoded by the coding sequence TCTAATTGGCATAAACGGAACGGGAAAATCGAGCTTACTAAAATTGCTTGCCAAAGAAGATACACCTGATAGCGGCGTGATAACAGGGCCGCATGATTATCAGATCAGGTATCTGGCGCAAGATACGGTGTTTGATGAAAACTTAACTGTTGCGCAAGCTGTTTTTTCAGGAGATTCACCCATCCTGCTAGCAGTTCGTAACTATGAGCTAGCCTTGCAGCGATTGGCTGACGATGGTGAGGACACAACCGCTCAGCAAGCCTACACCAAAGCGGAAGAGCGGATGAATAGAGAAGATGCCTGGCTAGCAGATACGAACGTTCGGACGATTTTAAATCAATTGGGGATACCTGATATTAGCCAAAAGATAGGGGAACTCTCGGGTGGTCAAAAAAAACGTGTAGGACTTGCTCAAGTACTCATCCAAGAGCCTGATTTACTACTGTTAGATGAGCCGACTAACCATTTGGATTATCAAGCAATAAAGTGGTTAGAAAGTTTTTTAAATCAATATCAAGGAGCTTTTGTTTTAGTCACACATGATCGTTATTTCTTAGATAATGTGACGAATCGTATGTTTGAACTCTCATTTGGCAAGCTTTATCAGTACAAGGGCAACTATGAAAATTATTTGATTGAAAAGGCACAAAGAGAAGAAACAGAAAAACAACAAGAAACGAAGCGCAAACAATTGTATAAGCAAGAACTAAGTTGGATGCGAGCCGGTGTCAAAGCAAGAGGAACCAAACAACAAGCACGCATTCAGCGCTTTGAAGATTTAAAAGAAAATCTTCATCAAGTTCAAACAAGCGAACATGTAGAAATTGATATTGCAACGAAACGGCTAGGAAAAAAGGTTTTAAAATTGGAGCAAGCAACGTTCACTTTGGATCAGCAAATTATTTTAAAGAATTTTGAGTTGCTTGTGCAAACACATGATCGGATTGGGATTACTGGTAAAAATGGTTCGGGAAAGTCTACACTACTGAATATTTTAGCTGGACGTATCGAACTGGAAGCTGGCGTTTATGAGATTGGGGAAACTGTCCGGATTGGTTACTACACACAACAAAATGAAGCGATTGACCCGAATAAACGCATGATTCAATATTTACAAGAAGCTGCCGAACAAGTTGAACAGACAAATGGTTCTACTACAAGTGTGGCGGAGATGCTTGAACGCTTTCTTTTTCCTAGATTTATGCACGGTACCACCATTGGCAAACTTTCTGGTGGAGAAAAAAGGCGACTTTTCTTACTGAAATTGTTGATTTTACAACCGAATGTACTGCTATTGGATGAGCCAACAAATGATTTAGATATTGACACACTCACAATACTAGAAGACTATTTGAGCCAGTTCGCTGGTGCGGTGATTGGGGTTAGTCATGATCGTTATTTCCTAGATAAGACCATGGAAAGGCTGTTTATATTTGAAGGGAATGGAGAAATCGAGTATTTTTACGGCTCTATGACGGATTATTTAGCAAAAAAAGAAGACACTCAAAAAAATCTAGCGACTAAAAAACATTCTGACTCCCAAAATCAAACTACTGAAATTGCTGTAGAAAAAGTCAAAAAGAAATTAACATATGCTGAACAAAAAGAATGGGAAGCAATTGAAGATCAAATGGAACTGCTAGAAGTAAAAATTGAAGAGCTAAAAGCAGAAATGAATATCTCTGGTAGTGACTTTGCCAAATTACAAGAGTTGCAACAACAAGTAGAAGCAAAAGAGTTAAAGTTAGAGGATATGCTTAACAGATGGGAATATTTAAGTCAGTTTACTTCTTAA
- a CDS encoding dihydrofolate reductase — translation MLAAIWAQDEEGLIGKEGKLPWHLPNDLKFFKTMTEHNTIVMGRKTFEGMGGKLLPNRDTIILTSDKSYQVEGALVFHDKQEVLEYAKKTDGMVFITGGTQVYKTFLPEIDVLHRTLIHHRFEGDAYFPKINWDAFTMVSISEGETDERNPYKYQFESYHRK, via the coding sequence ATGTTAGCTGCGATATGGGCGCAAGATGAAGAGGGGTTAATTGGGAAAGAAGGCAAGTTGCCATGGCATTTACCCAATGATTTAAAATTTTTTAAAACAATGACCGAACATAATACGATTGTCATGGGAAGAAAGACATTTGAAGGAATGGGAGGGAAACTACTTCCTAACCGGGACACCATCATTTTGACTAGTGACAAAAGCTATCAAGTGGAAGGGGCGCTTGTCTTTCATGACAAGCAAGAGGTTTTAGAATATGCTAAAAAGACAGATGGAATGGTCTTTATCACTGGGGGCACACAAGTCTACAAAACATTTTTGCCTGAAATCGATGTTTTGCACCGTACGCTCATCCATCATAGATTTGAAGGAGATGCTTATTTTCCAAAAATAAATTGGGACGCCTTCACAATGGTGAGCATCAGTGAAGGGGAAACGGATGAGAGAAATCCTTATAAGTATCAATTTGAATCTTATCATAGAAAGTAA
- a CDS encoding thymidylate synthase — protein MEKDYLELGQKILTAGTIKSDRTGTGTKSIFGYQMRFDLSEGFPLLTTKRVPFGLIKSELLWFMHGDTNIRYLLKHNNHIWDEWAFERYIKSEDYTGPDMTDFGRKSLVDEEFNQRYQKESQKFCELILTDDQFAQKYGELGNIYGAQWRNWQTRTGETIDQLKDVIEMIKTNPDSRRLVVSAWNPEDVPTMALPPCHTMFQFYVADGKLSCQLYQRSADVFLGVPFNIASYALLTHLIAHETGLEVGEFVHTLGDAHLYRNHFEQMKEQLSREVRALPKLVLNPEKKSVFDFDVTDIQVEGYQPHPAIKAPIAV, from the coding sequence ATGGAAAAAGATTATTTAGAACTAGGCCAAAAGATCTTGACTGCAGGAACTATAAAAAGTGATCGAACGGGTACAGGAACAAAAAGTATTTTTGGCTATCAAATGCGTTTTGATTTAAGCGAGGGTTTCCCACTTTTAACAACCAAGCGCGTGCCTTTTGGTTTGATAAAAAGTGAATTGCTATGGTTTATGCATGGGGATACTAATATTCGGTATTTATTAAAGCACAACAATCATATTTGGGATGAGTGGGCTTTTGAACGTTACATCAAAAGTGAGGACTATACAGGACCAGATATGACTGATTTTGGCCGTAAATCTTTAGTAGATGAGGAGTTTAACCAACGTTATCAAAAAGAAAGTCAAAAATTCTGTGAGCTAATTTTGACAGATGATCAGTTTGCTCAAAAATATGGAGAATTGGGAAATATTTATGGGGCTCAGTGGCGTAATTGGCAAACAAGAACAGGAGAAACGATTGATCAACTAAAAGATGTAATTGAGATGATTAAAACAAATCCTGACTCAAGAAGACTTGTAGTATCAGCTTGGAATCCAGAAGATGTGCCGACGATGGCTTTGCCACCTTGTCATACGATGTTTCAATTTTATGTGGCGGATGGAAAACTAAGTTGCCAGCTCTATCAAAGAAGTGCCGATGTTTTCTTGGGGGTACCGTTTAACATTGCAAGTTACGCGCTATTAACACATTTGATTGCGCATGAAACAGGACTTGAGGTTGGAGAATTTGTTCATACACTTGGTGACGCACATTTGTATAGAAATCATTTTGAACAAATGAAAGAACAGTTGAGTAGAGAGGTACGGGCTTTACCAAAATTGGTATTAAATCCAGAAAAAAAATCAGTATTTGATTTTGATGTGACAGATATTCAGGTAGAAGGATATCAACCACATCCAGCTATTAAAGCGCCGATTGCCGTGTGA